The following coding sequences lie in one Apium graveolens cultivar Ventura chromosome 3, ASM990537v1, whole genome shotgun sequence genomic window:
- the LOC141713516 gene encoding uncharacterized protein LOC141713516 isoform X2 — protein sequence MEVQSQKKSRMTGEEHEEDRMSTLPDDLIHQILKHVDTKLAVQTSVLSKRRKLDFSPNQLKQYHRRFSQMLPGLGGAKILNLEMETIKALSSISAFLVSYPSPFYNLKYVKLPHGCEEAAISSNLRSYLLGASPTATIVTTLPENNMNPHTTASVTSQNVVLQKPLVSPTKVLVDSRNVPKSVCINTVDMEVHEEHVVQNSVQHADNDRVRHDGSSVDGSHGTNNDHVSSSSGNIDFRLWRGYAVSSEFVLLLNAIMDKYPETFDHFMTKNKKFSTMKLNMFCTSVNDFARISMTEIDTETIAEYRDVFADLQKLGFDISWLVNRLNYVEQLWISQPLLPELHAIDHDIDDYKSKLQDLQINMDETKSKLQNLQTLRDKKMQEIQKAFGTVGANLAVGYIGDDLLSAPLFTRS from the exons ATGGAAGTTCAATCACAGAAGAAATCAAGAATGACAGGCGAAGAACATGAAGAAGACAGAATGAGTACTTTACCTGACGACCTAATTCACCAGATTCTCAAGCATGTTGATACCAAACTAGCTGTTCAAACCAGCGTTCTCTCGAAACGACGGAAGCTT GACTTTTCGCCAAACCAGTTGAAACAATATCATCGACGATTTTCACAAATGCTGCCGGGCCTTGGTGGTGCCAAGATTCTAAATCTTGAGATGGAGACCATAAAG GCACTTTCATCAATCTCTGCCTTTCTTGTAAGTTATCCCTCTCCATTTTACAACTTGAAGTATGTGAAATTACCACATGGATGTGAAGAAGCAGCTATATCTAGCAATTTAAGAAGCTACTTACTTGGTGCCTCTCCAACAGCCACTATTGTCACAACACTTCCAGAG AACAATATGAATCCCCATACAACAGCTTCTGTGACATCTCAAAATGTGGTGCTGCAAAAGCCATTGGTGTCTCCAACCAAGGTGCTGGTTGATTCTAGAAATGTACCTAAATCGGTATGCATTAATACTGTGGACATGGAGGTGCACGAAGAGCATGTGGTGCAGAATTCTGTACAACATGCTGACAATGACAGGGTTAGACATGATGGTTCCTCAGTTGACGGGAGTCACGGGACCAACAATGATCATGTGAGCTCTTCTTCAGGAAATATTGATTTCAGGTTATGGAGGGGTTATGCAGTAAGCTCTGAATTTGTACTTCTACTTAATGCCATAATGGATAAGTACCCAGAAACCTTTGATCACTTTATGACCAAAAACAAGAAATTTAGCACAATGAAGCTAAATATGTTCTGCACCTCAGTAAATGACTTCGCCAGAATTTCTATGACCGAGATTGATACTGAAACCATTGCCGAGTACAGGGATGTATTTGCTGACTTACAGAAATTGGGATTCGATATAAGTTGGCTTGTAAATCGTCTAAACTATGTTGAACAGCTCTGGATATCGCAGCCCCTACTTCCCGAGCTTCATGCAATTGACCATGATATTGATGATTACAAAAGTAAATTACAAGATTTGCAGATTAATATGGATGAAACCAAAAGTAAATTGCAAAATTTGCAGACTCTTCGTGATAAGAAGATGCAAGAGATTCAGAAAGCTTTTGGAACTGTGGGTGCAAACCTTGCTGTTGGCTACATTGGAGATGATCTGTTGTCTGCTCCCTTGTTTACTCGGAGTTAG
- the LOC141713516 gene encoding uncharacterized protein LOC141713516 isoform X1: MEVQSQKKSRMTGEEHEEDRMSTLPDDLIHQILKHVDTKLAVQTSVLSKRRKLVWTTLPFLNFIWHYPDPPSVNKSNTKFTRHVLNRRNHCTCISYLELKFLTPGLLAKFVKYAISRNVESLNVHLRYKHKPVMLSSFSSSSIRKLKLRMNFEDSVSESDCWDLPALTSLHLWRLSSSYGNQDLPDVCISCLPALRYLCLDDWILTESFLSFDWPDLTTFCLIKCELPERVWNLPALKSLELHDVRIPENMSDIFTALVSLENLTLYFEKVTLKDCFVPCPELVNLEIRSRYYQYNECFKSNIVVSAPKLRNFTSVGIFTVNFEVSDLENVKIKLRGWIDEQDFSPNQLKQYHRRFSQMLPGLGGAKILNLEMETIKALSSISAFLVSYPSPFYNLKYVKLPHGCEEAAISSNLRSYLLGASPTATIVTTLPENNMNPHTTASVTSQNVVLQKPLVSPTKVLVDSRNVPKSVCINTVDMEVHEEHVVQNSVQHADNDRVRHDGSSVDGSHGTNNDHVSSSSGNIDFRLWRGYAVSSEFVLLLNAIMDKYPETFDHFMTKNKKFSTMKLNMFCTSVNDFARISMTEIDTETIAEYRDVFADLQKLGFDISWLVNRLNYVEQLWISQPLLPELHAIDHDIDDYKSKLQDLQINMDETKSKLQNLQTLRDKKMQEIQKAFGTVGANLAVGYIGDDLLSAPLFTRS; encoded by the exons ATGGAAGTTCAATCACAGAAGAAATCAAGAATGACAGGCGAAGAACATGAAGAAGACAGAATGAGTACTTTACCTGACGACCTAATTCACCAGATTCTCAAGCATGTTGATACCAAACTAGCTGTTCAAACCAGCGTTCTCTCGAAACGACGGAAGCTTGTATGGACTACTCTCCCTTTTCTTAATTTCATTTGGCATTATCCTGATCCACCTAGTGTTAATAAAAGCAATACTAAGTTTACTCGTCATGTTTTGAATCGTCGAAACCATTGTACTTGTATTTCGTATTTGGAACTTAAGTTCCTCACTCCTGGTTTATTGGCTAAGTTTGTTAAGTATGCTATTTCTCGTAATGTTGAGTCTCTTAATGTTCATTTACGCTACAAGCATAAGCCGGTTATGTTATCAAGTTTCAGCTCTAGTTCGATTAGGAAACTTAAATTGAGAATGAATTTTGAAGATAGTGTGTCAGAATCAGATTGCTGGGATTTGCCTGCTTTAACAAGTCTGCATTTGTGGCGTCTTTCATCGTCCTATGGGAATCAGGATTTACCGGATGTTTGTATAAGTTGTTTGCCTGCTTTGAGATATTTGTGTCTTGATGATTGGATTTTAACGGAGTCGTTTTTGTCTTTCGATTGGCCGGATTTAACGACTTTCTGCCTAATTAAGTGTGAGTTGCCTGAAAGAGTTTGGAACCTCCCTGCTTTGAAGAGTTTAGAGCTTCACGACGTGAGAATTCCAGAAAATATGAGTGACATTTTCACTGCGCTTGTTAGTCTAGAAAATCTTACATTATATTTTGAAAAGGTGACCCTTAAAGATTGTTTTGTGCCTTGTCCTGAATTGGTCAACCTGGAGATCAGATCCCGCTACTACCAGTACAATGAGTGTTTTAAAAGTAATATTGTGGTTTCGGCACCAAAACTCAGAAATTTCACTTCTGTTGGCATCTTTACGGTTAACTTTGAAGTTTCTGATTTGGAAAATGTAAAGATTAAATTACGGGGTTGGATTGACGAACAGGACTTTTCGCCAAACCAGTTGAAACAATATCATCGACGATTTTCACAAATGCTGCCGGGCCTTGGTGGTGCCAAGATTCTAAATCTTGAGATGGAGACCATAAAG GCACTTTCATCAATCTCTGCCTTTCTTGTAAGTTATCCCTCTCCATTTTACAACTTGAAGTATGTGAAATTACCACATGGATGTGAAGAAGCAGCTATATCTAGCAATTTAAGAAGCTACTTACTTGGTGCCTCTCCAACAGCCACTATTGTCACAACACTTCCAGAG AACAATATGAATCCCCATACAACAGCTTCTGTGACATCTCAAAATGTGGTGCTGCAAAAGCCATTGGTGTCTCCAACCAAGGTGCTGGTTGATTCTAGAAATGTACCTAAATCGGTATGCATTAATACTGTGGACATGGAGGTGCACGAAGAGCATGTGGTGCAGAATTCTGTACAACATGCTGACAATGACAGGGTTAGACATGATGGTTCCTCAGTTGACGGGAGTCACGGGACCAACAATGATCATGTGAGCTCTTCTTCAGGAAATATTGATTTCAGGTTATGGAGGGGTTATGCAGTAAGCTCTGAATTTGTACTTCTACTTAATGCCATAATGGATAAGTACCCAGAAACCTTTGATCACTTTATGACCAAAAACAAGAAATTTAGCACAATGAAGCTAAATATGTTCTGCACCTCAGTAAATGACTTCGCCAGAATTTCTATGACCGAGATTGATACTGAAACCATTGCCGAGTACAGGGATGTATTTGCTGACTTACAGAAATTGGGATTCGATATAAGTTGGCTTGTAAATCGTCTAAACTATGTTGAACAGCTCTGGATATCGCAGCCCCTACTTCCCGAGCTTCATGCAATTGACCATGATATTGATGATTACAAAAGTAAATTACAAGATTTGCAGATTAATATGGATGAAACCAAAAGTAAATTGCAAAATTTGCAGACTCTTCGTGATAAGAAGATGCAAGAGATTCAGAAAGCTTTTGGAACTGTGGGTGCAAACCTTGCTGTTGGCTACATTGGAGATGATCTGTTGTCTGCTCCCTTGTTTACTCGGAGTTAG
- the LOC141715132 gene encoding sugar carrier protein C-like has protein sequence MAGGGGVSSSNRKVYPGKLTTRVVVACIVAAMGGMIFGYDLGVSGGVTSMDSFLEQFFPSVYRKQKADDSTNQYCKFDSQILTTFTSSLYIAALLSSLFVASWVTRRLGRKLSMLLGGVLFCAGALINGLAQNIAMLIIGRILLGFGIGFGNQAVPLYLSEMAPSKYRGALNFCFQLSITLGILIANLVNYWFAQIEGGWGWRLSLGGAIVPALFMIVGSLFLPETPNSLIEMGKQDQAKAELLKIRGVDNVDEEFEDLVAASEASKKVEHPWRNLLQRKYRPHLVMAILIPFFQQITGINVIMFYAPVLFRTIGFGSSASLTSAVITGLVNVIATFVAIYVVDKFGRKVLFYEGGIQMIICQIIVAILIGKEFGISGDNDNLSKGYAIVIVVFICIYVAGFAWSWGPLGWLVPSEIFPLEIRSAAQSITVSVNMFFTFVIAQLFLMMLCRMKFGLFVFFAFFVVIMTVFVHYLLPETKGIPIEDMAMVWKSHAFWKRFVNDDVDDEKPKKCSP, from the exons ATGGCCGGCGGTGGTGGTGTAAGCTCCAGCAACAGGAAAGTTTATCCAGGAAAGCTCACCACACGTGTTGTGGTAGCATGCATTGTTGCTGCTATGGGCGGAATGATCTTCGGTTATGATCTTGGTGTATCTG GCGGGGTGACGTCGATGGATTCGTTCTTGGAGCAGTTCTTTCCATCTGTATATCGAAAACAAAAGGCTGACGATTCGACCAATCAGTACTGCAAATTTGATAGTCAGATACTGACGACGTTCACTTCATCATTATACATAGCAGCTCTATTGTCATCTCTTTTTGTGGCTTCTTGGGTCACACGAAGGTTAGGTCGAAAGCTGTCTATGCTTCTGGGTGGCGTTCTCTTCTGTGCTGGTGCTCTCATTAATGGTCTTGCTCAGAATATTGCCATGCTCATTATTGGCAGGATTTTACTTGGTTTTGGTATCGGGTTTGGAAATCAG GCAGTGCCACTGTACCTCTCCGAAATGGCACCGTCCAAGTACAGAGGAGCCCTCAATTTTTGCTTTCAATTATCAATCACTCTAGGTATCCTCATAGCAAATCTTGTGAACTATTGGTTTGCACAGATTGAAGGAGGTTGGGGATGGCGTTTGAGTTTAGGAGGAGCGATTGTTCCTGCTCTTTTCATGATTGTTGGATCATTGTTTCTCCCTGAAACTCCTAACTCATTGATTGAAATGGGGAAGCAAGATCAGGCTAAAGCAGAATTACTGAAAATTCGTGGTGTCGATAATGTTGACGAGGAGTTTGAAGATCTTGTTGCAGCGAGTGAAGCATCTAAGAAAGTGGAGCATCCTTGGAGAAACCTCTTGCAACGAAAGTATAGGCCACACCTTGTAATGGCTATACTTATTCCATTCTTTCAGCAAATTACCGGCATTAATGTTATCATGTTCTATGCCCCGGTTCTGTTTAGAACTATTGGTTTCGGGAGTAGCGCCTCTCTTACATCTGCTGTGATCACTGGTTTAGTAAACGTGATTGCAACTTTTGTGGCTATATATGTTGTTGATAAGTTCGGCCGGAAAGTTCTTTTCTACGAAGGAGGTATTCAGATGATTATATGCCAG ATTATTGTTGCAATTCTTATTGGCAAAGAATTTGGAATATCCGGCGACAATGATAATTTATCCAAGGGGTATGCTATTGTTATTGTGGTTTTCATATGCATATATGTGGCTGGATTTGCCTGGTCTTGGGGGCCTCTAGGCTGGTTAGTACCAAGTGAGATTTTTCCGCTCGAAATTCGATCGGCCGCACAAAGTATCACAGTTTCAGTGAACATGTTTTTCACATTTGTCATTGCTCAACTCTTTTTGATGATGCTCTGTCGGATGAAATTTGGCCTTTTCGTGTTCTTTGCATTTTTCGTCGTAATAATGACCGTGTTCGTGCACTACTTGTTGCCTGAGACTAAAGGTATTCCTATTGAAGACATGGCAATGGTATGGAAGTCACATGCATTCTGGAAAAGGTTCGTGAatgatgatgttgatgatgagAAGCCCAAAAAATGCTCTCCGTGA